From one Gossypium hirsutum isolate 1008001.06 chromosome D08, Gossypium_hirsutum_v2.1, whole genome shotgun sequence genomic stretch:
- the LOC107909098 gene encoding isopentenyl-diphosphate Delta-isomerase I: MLMLLNTPYALSLSRSLASSSFPSPPTRRLLSISSTFALPPPRFPHSSLVSSRVSPSFRTQASAATATMGDAPDVGMDAVQRRLMFEDECILVDESDNVVGHESKYNCHLWEKILTGKMLHRAFSVFLFNTKYELLLQQRSATKVTFPRVWTNTCCSHPLYRESELISENHLGVRNAAQRKLLDELGIPPEDVPVDQFVPLSRMLYKAPSDGKWGEHELDYLLFIVRDVNVHPNPDEVAEAKYVNRDQLKELLRKADAGEDGLKLSPWFRLVVDNFLFKWWDHVEKGTLKEVSDMETIHKL; the protein is encoded by the exons ATGCTTATGCTTTTAAATACTCCATACGCTCTCTCCCTTTCTCGCTCATTAGCTTCTTCCTCTTTCCCTTCTCCTCCCACGCGCCGCCTTCTTTCCATTTCTTCCACTTTTGCCCTTCCTCCCCCTCGATTCCCCCATTCCTCCCTCGTTTCCTCGAGGGTATCCCCGTCTTTTCGCACCCAAGCTTCAGCCGCCACCGCGACCATGGGTGACGCTCCCGACGTTGGTATGGACGCTGTCCAAAGACGCCTCATGTTTGAGGATGA ATGTATTTTAGTGGACGAGAGTGATAATGTTGTTGGCCATGAATCGAAGTACAACT GTCATTTGTGGGAAAAGATTCTAACTGGAAAGATGCTGCATAGAGCATTCAGTGTATTTTTGTTTAACACAAAATATGAGTTGCTCCTTCAG CAACGATCTGCAACAAAGGTAACATTCCCTCGTGTCTGGACAAACACCTGTTGCAGCCATCCTTTATATCGTGAATCTGAGCTTATTTCGGAGAATCATCTTG GGGTGAGGAATGCTGCCCAAAGGAAGCTTTTGGATGAGCTCGGTATTCCTCCTGAAGATGTTCCTGTTGATCAGTTCGTCCCACTGAGCCGCATGCTGTACAAGGCACCTTCTGACGGCAAGTGGGGCGAGCATGAAC TTGATTACCTCCTATTCATTGTCCGAGATGTTAACGTTCATCCAAACCCTGATGAGGTAGCAGAGGCTAAATACGTGAACCGTGACCAACTGAAGGAGTTACTGCGTAAAGCTGATGCTGGTGAAGATGGTTTGAAACTGTCACCATGGTTCAGACTCGTCGTGGATAATTTCTTGTTCAAGTGGTGGGATCATGTCGAGAAAGGGACCCTGAAGGAAGTAAGTGACATGGAAACCATTCATAAGCTGTGA